In Phycisphaerae bacterium, the sequence TCGCAGTAGACCTCCAGAAACGTGTCGGCCACCCCGGAACCCGCGCCGCAGGTCTCGGCGACGAGCGTCCTGCCGTTCCCCCGCACCGCAAACCAGACATCGGCCCCGGTGGCGTTCTTGTTGCTGACGCGATGGGACGCGGGGAGCGGTCCGACGTCGATCGCCTCCTCGCATTCATCATTCGGGCTGGGCGTCGGGCACGAGGCTTCATCGCAGCTCGACACCGCGGAGTGAAACGCGCCGCCGCCGGCCGCGCAGGCTTCGGCCTGGAGAAGGTCGCAGGTGCCATCCGCATGACAGCATGCACCCACCGCCGCGAGAGGAACGCCTTCCACGGTCAGCGTCGTCAGCCCTCCACCGCGGATCAGGCCGGCGTCGCCCATCTGGATCCACGCACTTTCCCCGCCATGCAGCACGATCTGTTCTGCGGCGGAGGTACGCGGCTCTTCGCATGTCGTCGGCCCAGCGGGCACGATCGAACCGCAATCCGATCCTTCGTACAGTGCCAGCAACACGTCGCCGTCCGCAACGCTCTCGGCGCGCGCCATCAGGAGACAATCCTCGCTCGCGGTATATCGGAACCATGCGTCATTCTGCATGGCATTCGCGCCCGGAACAGCGCACGGACCCGCGGGACCGTTGGCCTCGGCCGTCGCAAGGTCGGTCGTCAATTGAAATGACCCACTGTCAATGATCGTTGCGTCCGCACACGATTCCGCCCGCGCGGGCGCGCAGGAGAAGTCCGGGCAGGTCTCTCCCTGGTACCATTGCCCTTCCCGTGACAGACAGTCGGCCGCCCCCTCCGTGGCTGCGCAGGCTCCGAGCACGCAGCATGCGCCGCTGCAGGGCGTCGCGTCGCCACAGGGGCCCTCCTCCGACACGGTGAGTCCGTACGTGCCGCGATCGTCGAAGACGCCGCCAAGATGGATGAAATATTCCTGCCCGGCGATGGAGCAGAACGAGAGGCGTGCCTTGCGGTTGAGCCCGTTGAGAATGCACTCGGCCGGCGCGTCCGAAGGATCGTCCACGCCTCCGATGCAGCCCAGCCCGCTGCAGTCGCAGAAGACCTGGAGCTTGGTGTCGAAGTTGGTTTCGGGGTGGCACGTGCTGACCGTCAACCGGCTGCCCGTTCCCGTCACGCGGAACCATACGCCGGCATCCGGCGCGGACGTGCCGCACGCCGGGAAATCGTCATCGCGCGCCAGGAAGTTGTTTCCAAAAAAGAGCGTATCGAATGCGATGCTATTCGCCTGCGGGCATTCATCGTTGGGTGGCGTGGGAGCACAGGCGGCGGAGGTACAACTGGAATTGTCTCCGGCATAACGCCCCCCGGCGACTTCGCATGCGCTGCGCGGCTGATCCGGCTGGCAGGAGCCGTCGGGAAAGCAGCACGCTCCAACGGCGCACGCCCCGCATTCCGCGGACAACATATAGTCCGAGCCGCATGCCACGCCGGTGAAACGATCGGGCGCGACCACAACGTAGTACGTGCCGGGAGCCAGACAGCGACTCAGCGTAAGTTCCTCGCAGGTGGCTTCGCGGACAAAGGCTATGGTCTCCGCCCCGTCGCATCCTCCGCGCCCGTCGATCAGAAAAACGGCGGACTGAAATTCGGCGGACAGCAGAAGCCGAAGGCTCATCTCGGCATCGACCTCAACCTCGTACCAGTCGGTATCGCGGAGCGCAAACGGACCGCCGCTGCACGTGTCCCCGCTGCACGTTTGGTCCGTGGGACAATCGTCGTCGACCACGCACGGCAATTCCCCGACGAATGTCCCGCTGGTGCCGCAGATCGTCTGGCCGCAGGCAAGCGGCGTGAACTGCGGCGCATCGATCGTATCGCAGCCGGGATTGGTTGAGTCAACGTAATTTCCGCCGCAGACCGGTTCCGCTTCGACGTCGGCGCCCGCCGGGCAAACCACGGTGCACGGACAGATGTTCGGCGTTGCGCATGTCGTGCGATCGCCCCCATAGAGACCACCCGCTGCGCTGCACTCTGCGGGAGTTACCTCTTCACACAGCCCCGTTTCCAAGTCACAACAGGCCCCCGTGAACTCTCCACAGGGCGGATCGAGCGAGGCGCAGGATCGATTGGGAAAAAACAGCGACCCGGCACCGCAGCCACCCTGCGCGCAATCCTCGCAGACACCGGTGGCATTATCGCAGCACGAACCGAAGGGAAACGGACCGACCTCGCCGGAGAGGCAAAAAGCCACATCGAAGGACCGGCCGAAAAAGCTCGAGGCGGGCTCCCACGCCGGCGCATTGGGGCCGTAGTCGATGAAGGCTTCGCTGCCGGTGATTGGCCCAGTCGCAGTCACCCACCAGCCTTGCCCCCCGAATGGGAAGTTTTGCACGGTACGAACGCCGAACCACCACGTACCCGGTGTCAGGGGCAAATCGAGCCCGGTGATGGAATAGAACCAGATGGGATCGCCGAAGAGTGGTCCGTCCATGGTGTTGAAACGGGTCGCACTGACCCCGAATCCGGAGGCGACGACCGCCCCGGGAGATCCCTGCCCACCCGTGCTGTCCAACACGATATAGTCGGCGCCACCGCTCCAGTTGAACTGCGTCGCTTCATTCCCCCACCAGTGCACGCCCCGAATAGTCGAATCGCCCTCCAGCAGCACGTCGTCCACGACCCAGCGGGTGAGCGTCCCGTTGGTGCGGCGCTCGGCGGAAAGGGCGAACAAATCGGGATCGGTGGTGTCGTACGTACCGTTGAAGTAAACCGTGGCAAGCGGGTCACAGTCGTCACCGACGTTCGCTTGGCCGACCCCCGCGGAGGAGTCGATTCGCTTGCCGCCGGTTACTACTGCTGAATTCGATTCGAAACGCTGCGGCGGACCGGCCGAATGCGATGCCGCATATTCGCGCACGGCGTCGACCGTGCCCCATTCGACGCGGACTCCGGAATCGAGGAACTGGAGGAGCAGGCCGGTCTCCGCGGAATCGGGCAAGGCAAGCCGGACCAGTGCGGACGTAGCGTCGGGGCGCGTCAATCGAACTTCGTGTTTATCGCCACCGGTCAGTTTGACAAACCAGGTCGCGGGTCCGACTGGTCTGGACTCGGCCATTGTTCCCCGGGCCGCGACCCATTCGAGCCGAACGCCGCCGGCAGGTTCACCCGCGGCGTCCACGATGGCGACAAACACGCCGCGCGGTATCGAGTCAGCATTGGCGCGAAACGCCGAACAGCCGAGAACGATGATCCCCAGAATCCACCCTGCCTGTTTCATAAATGCGCTCGATTGCTCTTCTCGCTCGCTGGGCGGGAAATCGACAGCCTGCCGGGCCGTTTGTTGCGAGAAGTCTTCCCCAATGCGTGAATGTCACCCCGGCTGTAGTGTAGCGAACTGCGGGTAGCAATGGAAGTACGATCATCCTGAGCGGGCGCGGCGCCGCCCGAACTCGCGTTCCCAGAGCGCACAAACGCAGGCGGTTCCTCCGGACTGGCTGGCCTTCGGCCGCTCTTCCGGAGAACGGGCGATCGAATCGCCGCGAAGCCGCAGTGGAACTCGAGTCCGTCAGCTCGATGCGGATGATTGTTAATCGACACAATCCGCGAGGGATATGCGATTGCTTCGGAGTGGTTGATTTTACGGCCGGCGGTTATTTCGCGATGCCCCCACCAGAAACAACGGCACCGCCGCCAGCATCATGCCCGTACCGAGCAAGTTGATGGGGTGCCCTCACCCGAACCCCATCTTGGCTGCGATTCCCCCGGCCACCAGAATGACCGCCGCAAACCCGAACTTGGTCATGGTACCCCTGCTCCGAAACTCGCCGCTGGCACGATCGGCCGCAAGATCCCCATTTCGCCTACCCCAGATCGAGCGCCCGGATGTACTTCCGGTCGCGAACGAAAAGGCGATCTCCCACGAGCGTGGGAACCGTCCAGGCATTCCGATCACAAAGCTGAAACTCGGCGAGCACCTTGAGCTCCTCGGGCGCCGCCGGGGCCAATGCCAGCTTGCCGTCTTCGTCCAGAATGATCAGCTTATCGCCTGCCAGCAGAACGTTGGCCTTGGAGAACCGGCGGTCCCGCCACGCCATTTCACCCGTGCGGATGTTCATGGCCGCCAGGAACGCAGGGCCGAAATCTCCCGACGAACCGTAGAGATAATCCCCCCTGGCCACGGCCGTGCCGTGCTGAATGCGCATCTTCTGGCTGAACCACAGCTCTTCGGCGACGGTTTTGTCGCCTTCGCGCTTGAGGTGAATTCCGCGCGCCCCCATGCCGTAAGCCGCCGAAACGATGAGGATGTTCCCATCGCACCACACCGGCGTCGAGATGTTCGCGCCGTACTGCGTCGGGTGCGGGTGCGTCCATAGGAGCGAGCCATCGTCGGGGTCCAGTCCCGAGACCTCCGCGCCGGTGAAGACGACGAGCTGCTTCTGCCCGTCGACGTCGATCAGCATGGGCGACGCATATGTCGGACCGAAGTCCTGCGCTTTCCACGCCAGGGAACCGTCCGAAGCCTTCAGCGCGATGATGCTCTTCCCTTCGCCTCCGATGGGAATGATGATCGTATCCTTGTAGGGCAAGGGGCTCGCGCCGTAGCCGCGCCCGAGGTGCGAAGCCTCATACTCGGCATGCAGGTCCTTGCTCCAGTTCAGCTTGCCCGACTTTCGATCCAGGCAGTGCAGCTTGGCGAGGCAGCCCACCGCGAAGACACGGTCCCTGTGGACCAGCGGCGTGGAGTGCGGACCGGGGCCGAACTCCATGGCCATGTCCTCCTCCCAGGGAACGCTGTAGGCGAACTCCCAGACCGTCTCTCCCGTGGCCGGATCCAAGGCGACGACGACCTCCTTACCGTTCATCGCCCACTTGTTTTCTTCCAGCTTCTCGCGCCGCGAATACATCGTGTAGAGGCGATCGCCGTCGTAGACAATGGACGAGTACCCGTCGCCGAGATCGCGCTTCCACAACTCCTTGGGGCCGGACTCGGGCCAATGGTCCGCGATCTTCGCTCCCGGAACGCGAAAGTCCGTATGCACGCCGCCCCATTGCGGCCAGGCGTCGCCCGCATAGGCGACCGCTCCGGGTGCGACGCATCCGATCAGCAGCACGATCCCCAGAAGGCTGGGGCATCTGCCGGGAAAACCGATCGCGGGTACTGGTTGCATCTCGCCTGCCATCACCAAAACTCCTCTAGTGGTAAGCCGACGCGGCAAAACTCGCGTCGCGTACTGTCCCCAACGCCCGGCCGTGCCGAGACATTCCCACGAACGTGCCACACCGGCGAAAATCGCTGCCCGGAGCCCTGGCCCGGCACGTCCCCTGGACTTACCCCCGCGCCGTACACCCCTGCGATCGGCTTCCTCAACGTTGATCGAGCCCTAGTCGTTCTTCTCCTTTGACTCCTCCGACTTCTTTTCCTGATTCGATTTCGCCTTCGCCGACGCTTCCTTCTCCTGCTTTTCTCTCTCGGATGGCGACAGGTAGCGCAAGGTGCTCTTGGCCACGGCCTCCATTTTGCTCTTCTCCTCCATGCCGGGCCGGCCGATCAGGAACTCCATGTTCGCCGTGCTCTCGTTCTCGACGAAAAGTCCGGCGTCGATGTCGTAGAACGCCTTGCCCGTGGACTCTCCGGACAGTTCCGGCGTAACCTGTCCCGGCGGGGGCTCGGCCGGGGCTTCGAGACTGTGCTTGCCCGTAAAGGTCACAACGGCGACCTTGTTCCCCTCACGTTCGGTCACCTTCTCGAGCTTGAATGTGTAGTCGGTGATCATCGTGCCGAACTGGTAGGGCTCACGCGTCTTGGACGTCCAGGTTTCCCCGACGTCGATCTTGCGGTTGGGATACATGGCCATGGCCGATTCGCCCCATTTCTGGCGCAACGAGTCGGCGTTGAACTGTTGCTTGATCTGCGCCCAGACCATGGAATTGCCGGCTTTCTCGGAGACATCGCTTTGAAGCTCGTCGACGCCGCTGATCCCCTCGATTGCGTCCTTTGGTCCGACCTTCAGCGTGAAGGACTGCCCCATGAGTGCATCGAACACGGGCTTGAGCATGGGGGAAGCATCCGCGGCGTCGGGAGCGTCGGTATCGTAGGCCAGCGTGCCCATGAACGGCGTATTAACCTTCTGGCTGAACCGGTCAAACGTCATGACCACGGAGACGGCATCTCCCTCGCCTTTCTTCACCTCTTCCCACATGCCCACAACCTGCGTCATCGTCGTCTCCACGGGACCCGCGGGACCGCCGGGCATCTTCTGCGTGATGTCTGCGCTCTCTTCGACGTAGTGCTTGGCTCCAGGTTTGAATTTCCGCTCGATGGTCACAGACTCAGCGAGCGCTTGACCGGCGGCAAGGCCCAGAAGACAAGCGCACGCCGTGACCACCCACGTCTTCCGATAAGAAAAAAGTCGCATAATGCTCCCCTGATCATCCGTCTTGGAGGTTCTTCGATCGCACACGATGTCGACCGCACGACATTCAGGATAACCGCGCCCCCGGTGCGGCGAAACGGGGCGCGGGCTGAAAGGAGCGGCCCCTGCGTTTTGCCTTACAGAGTTGCAAGGATCGCCCTGCGTTCAACGCAAGTCTAACGGAGGAGAACACCGGACGGGCGTTGGATTCGGCAAGAGGTGGTCAGGATTTGTGTGTCCGCCTCGAAATGCGCGGCCGGCATTCGCCGATGCGCCGGGAAGCGGCGTTCGTTTGGCGGCGTTGAAGGATTGCCGGATGCCCGGCCAGGCGTCTTTGGTGCCTGCTGACCTGGGGGTCGAGGACTTGCGCCTCGACTCGTCCGTGGGATGGTGTATTGCTTCCCGTCAGTCGGCGGAGTGGCTGCTGATTCCCTTCGCGTGCCGCTCATGCTCAACCTGCTGCTGCTGTCCGGTCAGCATCTCCGGGTGCGCTTCCTGGCCGCACTGACATCCAACGATGAACGACGAGCCGAACAGCATCGCCACGATCAGGCAGCGTGTCACCATCTTCTTCATTGCCGCGCTCTCCGGTTAGGTAGCGATTCAACGCCATGGAATGGCCCGAATCTGGATCGCTGGTATCTCTGACAAGTTAGTTCACTAGAAACGGTAGCGCCCTGAATCAGACGGGTCAAACCCGATGATACGCGAGCGAGACCTTCAACGGTGAGAAACACATCTCACGGTCTTTTTTCGGACGATTTGCACAGGCGACTGGACTTGCGTTGTTCGCGGACGAAATTATCCACTTAGCGCCGCTAACCGGGCGACCCGGGCATCCGCCCAGGAGGTGGGTTGGTCGTGACGGATGATCTCCAGCAGGTCGATCAGGGCGTCCGCGTCAAAACCTGCCGCAATGAGATACCGCGCAGCCTGGACATCCGCGCGGATTTCCACGGCCAATGCGGCGTCCGCCCCGGCGGACCGTTCGGCGAAGTGATCGCCCGCGGCAAGATGAGCCATTTCATGAGCGATGACCGCGGCAAGGAGCGCGTCGCTGCGAAGTCGTTCGTAAAGACCTAGCGTAACGTAAATCCGCCCGCCGGGAAGTGAAATGGCGTTGGGCGTGGCACTATCCAGCAGCCGGACCCGGCATGGCGGTGGCGGATCCACCGCTCTCTCCCTCAAGCGCTGGGCAATCCGTTCCGCGCGGTGTTCGAAGGACGCGTCACGGATGACGCCTCCGAACCGTTCCTCGACCTTGCGCGCCGCCCGAGAACCGGCCAGCGCTTCCGCCCGATCCGGCGATGCCGTGTCGTGCGACATCGGGCCCGACATGCAGCGGCAACCGACGTTGACGGGGAGTGCCGCCGCAATGAGGATGAGGGCAAGAACGCGCTTCACGCCAGGGTGCGCCCGCACCCCAGGCGGGCCTGTCCGGCAAGACCAACGGCCGGATTTCACCCTTAACGATTACGATATCGAAACGATCCCCCTTTGCTGGATCGACCTTCCGCAACCGGTAGCGCGCAAAGACCAAGCCCCGGGAATATCCCTGAGTCCGAAAAGGGAATCCCGTGGCGCACGGAGATACAGCCACTCCGTGAGACGACCGACGCGGTCGTCACGCCGCAGCGCTTCCTTCGTCAATCGGCCGTACCGACAAACTCGCCCGGTGCCGGCACGAATTCGCCGAGCAGGTCGGCCGTGTAGTCTTCCACGAAGCCGAGAATTCCCGCGACCACGTTGTTCCGCAGATCGCCGAGCGTGCAGCTCGCGAAGGTCGTGCCCACCATCGCCACGGCGACCGCGAGCATGGCGCGTCGCACCTTGCCACCTCTTGTAACATTGACCATCGCACGTTCTCCCGAATCCACAAGAAAGCCGGTATCACCTGAACATCATCGAGCCCATTGCCGGCGCCGCAGCATTGAAAAGCAGCCACGCGAACCGGCGGGCATTCCTCGCATCAGAAGCTGGCGCGGAGCCGGAGGCCGAAGACAAACGCGTCCCGGTCGTTGTCGTCGCCGCCCGGGTTAACCACATACTGGAGGTCGGGCGTTAGCACGCACCACGGCGCCAATTCATAGGCGTAATACAGTTCGTACACCGTCTCGCTGTCGGCACGCGGACGCGTCGCCCGGCGAAGGTCGTCCGACAGGATTCCCTGCGCGACGGCGAAGGCGACGGTGTCACGATCCCGGCCGGGAATGGGCCCGCGATACTGCGCGCCGACGGCCCAGAAATGCTCGAACAGGTTGCGGTCTTCGTGCGCGAATCCGTAACGGGCGAATGCCGACAGTCCCTGCTCGTCCTTGGGGTCATCCTGCTCCTTCCAGAGCATCTGGTCCGAGCCGAAGTAGAATCCGTAATCGCCGGTCTGCACCCTTCGCGCCAACAGACCGCCAAGGGTGTTGCGATATTCCGTCTTGGTGCGCGGATCGTACCACGTGCCGAATCGATAATGGCCCGGCAGAATGTCGCCCCTGCAAATCCATTTCGGGGCCAGGCCGAGTTCCGCGTACGCGGCGAAGCGGGCCTCGTCGTGGAAGGCCGAATCGAAACCCGTGCGTGTCGGTCGGGCGTCGTTGTCCACCACCGCGGCACGGAGATTCAGCCAGTCCACCGGCCAGAGGCTCGCGTAGAGACCCAGACCATTGCGGTGGGGAATCGTGGGATTGGTCACCAGGGCCGTGTTCAGAAACTGGATGTCTTCGCTGTTGGCTGCGGCGTTCTCGTCGAAGAGATCCTTGGCGGTAACCAGCCGTCCGACGCGCAGTTCGATGCGGTCGTCCAGCAGGCGCTGTCGCCACCACCACTTGTCCACGAAGATCGGCTCCTCCGGTCCGGCGTCGCCGTCGGTACGGAATAGCCCGCCGATTTTCTCCCGATCGAAGTCGCTGACTTCACCGCCGTAACTGCCCTTGGCGCGAAAGAAGAACGTGCCGCCGTCGATCCATTTCATCTTTTCGAAGTCAAGCAGCAGGGTCAGATCGTAGGTTCCCGCGAAATCCGTCCCGTTGGCGGTTTCCAGTCCGCCCTTCATGTTCGCCATGAACTGCGTCTGGCTGGTCAGCTGAATGTCGATTCCCGATTCCTTGAGCTGCGTACGGGCGCCTCCCCAGTCACCGGTGAGTTGCTTGGCGGTCCAGACGTCGTACGCAGGAGCGGACTTCGATTCGCCAGGCGCGGGCGAAGCCTCCGTCGGCTCGGCGCCGCCGGTCTCCTCCGACTTGGGCTGTTCCGCCTGCACCGTCGCCGACGGCGTTGAGGCATCCGCTCGAACTTCCGCCGCGCTCTGCGACGAAGGATCTCCCGCCGCTGGATTCGGTTCGGCCTGCCCCCACGCCGACACACTCATGCAGCCTGCGACCCCGGCCACCCACCATCGTTGCAGCAACTCGTTCCATCTCAGATTCATCTGCTCGCCCGCAAGGAACACGTGTGCTTCAACCGGACTTCCCACTCGCCGCGGTCGGATCAATCTCAGTCAACTCAGTTCAGTTCTATTATCGGGCGCCGCGCGATTGGCCCTTAGACATGCCGCCTGACGCCGGGAAAACCCTTAGTGAACAGGTGCTTCGACGCTGCGTCAGAAGAACACGCGAAGCCGTAGCCCGAAGACGAATGCATCGTCGCCGTCGTCCTTTCCGCCGGAATCCACGACGTACTGAAAGTCGGGCGTCAAGACGCACCACGGTGCCAGGTGAATAGCGTAGTAGGTCTCGATGACGGTCTCCTGCCCGGCTTCGGGTTCGACCCACCGCTCATAGTCGTTGGACAGAAGGCCCTGCGCCACCGCCAATCCCAGGACGTCGTTGTCACGATCGGGAATCAGCCCGACGTAGTGCGCGCCGATCGACCAGAAGTGCTCCAGGCTGTTCACGTAGCCGTGGGCAAAACCGTACCGTGCCCCGATGCTGAGTCCCTGCTCGTCCTCCGGATCCGCCGATTCCCTCGAGACGCGCTCATCGGCGCCGAAATAAAATCCGAAGTCGCCGGTCTTGGTTGGTGCCTCGACATTGCCGGGAATCCACCGGAAATGCTCCTTGGGCGACGGGTCATACCAGGTTCCGAAACGATAATGCCCCGTGAATACGCCGCATGTCGTGACCCACTCCGGCGCCAGAGTCAGTTCGGCCATCGCCACCGCCCGATTCGGCCCGTGAAACGCCGTGTCGAATCCCGTCCGCGTGGCCCCGGCGTCGGCATCCACGAAGCCCGCGACGATGTTCAACCAGTCTGTGGGCCACACGCCGGCCGTGACGCCCAGGCCGTTGCGATGCGGAATCGTCTGGTTGATGACCAGCGCGCCGTTCAGGAATTGTGTGTCCTCTCCCCCGGTAACGTCGTTCAAGTCGAAGATGTCGTCCGTTGTGAGGCGACCGATGTGGATTTCGATCCGATCATCCAGCAATCGCTGCCGCCACCACCACTTCTCCACGAAAATCGGCTCTTCCGGACCGGCATCATTGTTGGTCGCGAACAGGCCCCCGATCTTCTCCGCATCGAAATCCGAGTCCTCGCCGCCGTACGAGCCGTGCGCCCGGAAGAAAAATTCCGCCCCGCTCAGCGAGAACATCTTCTCGAAGTCCAGCAGCAGGTTGAGGTCGTACGTCCCGGCGAAGTCGTGGCCGTTGTGCGTTTCCAGGCCGCCCTTCAGGTTGTTCATGAATTGCGTCTGGCTGGTCAGCTCGATGACCACGCCGCCGTCTGAGAGCTTCGTGCGAGCGCCCCCCCAGTCGCCGGTGATCGTCTCGGCCTGCCAGATGTAAGGCGGTTCGGCCGCCGACGTCGCCGGCTCCTCCACGGTCTTCGTCACCTCGGCGGATTCCGGGGTCGGTTTCTCCGGCTGCGGTTCATCCGCGCGGGAATCGATCGTCGGAAAGAAAAGGCCCATGGCGGCGGGCGCCCAATACCATCGAGTGCGTCGCATGGTCAGCCATCCGTCGGTGTAGACTCCTGCATCCCCGGCCGCCGGCGCCGGCGCCGCGAAAATGCACGTCTGGTGTCGTGTCTCTTCGGGAACTTAATCGAAGGGGATGAGTGATCTTCGACCGGAAATCTCGCCCAAGCGGACTCGATTTCCCAGGCGGGTTGCGCACAGGCACCGCGCCGAAAGCCCCATTTTGTCGCCACTTTAACTTGAGGGTAAATCCGCCCCCCAATACAGATAAAGCGCCCGTTCAGCCCCGCCGATAGGCCCGCGGAGGCACGCTGAAGACGGGCTTGATCGATGACGATCTTCCCCGGGCCTGCCTCGCCTTGCGGTTGAAGAGGCCGCCGCGCACTTCCGGGCTGTTTCACCTCAGGCCTCGGCGGCATTTGCTGACTTGCGCGGCGGAAGGAAACGTGCGGATTCACGGCCGGTTCGGCTGAGCGAGCGGCACATTTCGATCTTTGAGGAGACGGCAACCCATGTTCAAGAAGATGGCACTCAGTACGAAGATCATCGGGGGATTCGCCCTTCTGATCGTCATGTCTTCGGCGCTCGGAGGTCTTGCCGTGTGGAGCATGCACGGCGTCCAGGACGACGCCACCAAGCTCGCCGATGAGTACGTTCCCGAAGTAGCCGTTGCCAATGAGATCGAGCGCAATTCGCTCATGACCATGTACAACATCCGCGGATACGGATTCACCGAGGAAGACCGCTTCCTGAAGGAGGGCAAATCCTTTCTGGCCGAAGTCGAAAAGCAACTTACCGTCGCCGGCGAACTCGCGGAAAACTCGCCTCACCTCATGATGCTCAAACAAGACGTCAAGGACCTTCGAGACGGAGTCAAGACGTACCGGGAACTGGTTGAGCAGACTGAAGAGAAGGTCAAAGCACTCGGAGACGACCGCCAGCACCTTGACTCCTCGGCCCAGGCTTACATGAAGAATTGTTTCGACTTCCTGGCCGGCCAGAACGAGGCCATGATGACCGAAATTCGCGCATCGGGCACGCACCATGCCGAGTCCGGTGAATCCGCACCTGCCGAAGTCGCTGAAAACAAGGGAACGGATGTCCTCCTGGAGAGACTCGAGAAGATCACGCTCGTCAACGATATCATCGACCTCGGAAACGCCACGCGCCTGGCCTGCTTCAAATCCCAGGCCAAACGCGATCCCAAGGTGATCGAAGAGGCCATTCCGAATTTTGAGCAGATGAATCAGAAGTTCGAAGCATTGCGCAAGATTACCCATATGAAGGTCGATCACGATCGGATCGACGCCACACAACAGGCCGCCAACGACTACAAAGCCGCTATGACCAGTCTCCTCTCCCATTGGACGGAGCTTGAAAAAGTCGCTGTTGAACGCACGACCACCGGTGAGGAAGTCTTGAAGCATGCAAAGGAAGTTGCTGCGGCGGGCATCGAGCACACCGACGAAATCGCCAACGGCGCTCAGGACAATCT encodes:
- a CDS encoding M48 family metallopeptidase; translated protein: MKRVLALILIAAALPVNVGCRCMSGPMSHDTASPDRAEALAGSRAARKVEERFGGVIRDASFEHRAERIAQRLRERAVDPPPPCRVRLLDSATPNAISLPGGRIYVTLGLYERLRSDALLAAVIAHEMAHLAAGDHFAERSAGADAALAVEIRADVQAARYLIAAGFDADALIDLLEIIRHDQPTSWADARVARLAALSG
- a CDS encoding carbohydrate porin; this translates as MNLRWNELLQRWWVAGVAGCMSVSAWGQAEPNPAAGDPSSQSAAEVRADASTPSATVQAEQPKSEETGGAEPTEASPAPGESKSAPAYDVWTAKQLTGDWGGARTQLKESGIDIQLTSQTQFMANMKGGLETANGTDFAGTYDLTLLLDFEKMKWIDGGTFFFRAKGSYGGEVSDFDREKIGGLFRTDGDAGPEEPIFVDKWWWRQRLLDDRIELRVGRLVTAKDLFDENAAANSEDIQFLNTALVTNPTIPHRNGLGLYASLWPVDWLNLRAAVVDNDARPTRTGFDSAFHDEARFAAYAELGLAPKWICRGDILPGHYRFGTWYDPRTKTEYRNTLGGLLARRVQTGDYGFYFGSDQMLWKEQDDPKDEQGLSAFARYGFAHEDRNLFEHFWAVGAQYRGPIPGRDRDTVAFAVAQGILSDDLRRATRPRADSETVYELYYAYELAPWCVLTPDLQYVVNPGGDDNDRDAFVFGLRLRASF
- a CDS encoding PQQ-like beta-propeller repeat protein, encoding MAGEMQPVPAIGFPGRCPSLLGIVLLIGCVAPGAVAYAGDAWPQWGGVHTDFRVPGAKIADHWPESGPKELWKRDLGDGYSSIVYDGDRLYTMYSRREKLEENKWAMNGKEVVVALDPATGETVWEFAYSVPWEEDMAMEFGPGPHSTPLVHRDRVFAVGCLAKLHCLDRKSGKLNWSKDLHAEYEASHLGRGYGASPLPYKDTIIIPIGGEGKSIIALKASDGSLAWKAQDFGPTYASPMLIDVDGQKQLVVFTGAEVSGLDPDDGSLLWTHPHPTQYGANISTPVWCDGNILIVSAAYGMGARGIHLKREGDKTVAEELWFSQKMRIQHGTAVARGDYLYGSSGDFGPAFLAAMNIRTGEMAWRDRRFSKANVLLAGDKLIILDEDGKLALAPAAPEELKVLAEFQLCDRNAWTVPTLVGDRLFVRDRKYIRALDLG
- a CDS encoding carbohydrate porin; this encodes MRRTRWYWAPAAMGLFFPTIDSRADEPQPEKPTPESAEVTKTVEEPATSAAEPPYIWQAETITGDWGGARTKLSDGGVVIELTSQTQFMNNLKGGLETHNGHDFAGTYDLNLLLDFEKMFSLSGAEFFFRAHGSYGGEDSDFDAEKIGGLFATNNDAGPEEPIFVEKWWWRQRLLDDRIEIHIGRLTTDDIFDLNDVTGGEDTQFLNGALVINQTIPHRNGLGVTAGVWPTDWLNIVAGFVDADAGATRTGFDTAFHGPNRAVAMAELTLAPEWVTTCGVFTGHYRFGTWYDPSPKEHFRWIPGNVEAPTKTGDFGFYFGADERVSRESADPEDEQGLSIGARYGFAHGYVNSLEHFWSIGAHYVGLIPDRDNDVLGLAVAQGLLSNDYERWVEPEAGQETVIETYYAIHLAPWCVLTPDFQYVVDSGGKDDGDDAFVFGLRLRVFF